The Candidatus Woesearchaeota archaeon region ATGCTAGTATAGTAGATGATACAGCAGTATGGGTAGAGTGGGGTAATGAAGATGTAACTATTCTAACTCAGGACTATGCTATAGCTCCTAATGCTATACGTATAGTAAATAGAGTTGCTACTAGAGCTAGACTAGATGTAAGAGGTAATTATGGCAGATAATAATCCTAAAACTTCAATATGGGGGGATTATTTAACTCCTTCTAAATTAAGACTAGAAGATTATACTTGGGATGATTTAAGATTTCCAGCTACAGCTATAAATCCTATTGGTACGGCATCTCCCCCTTCTTTTAATACTACTGACATAGGTTATGATTTTTTAAATAATCAAGTAAATACTCTTTTTGTAATAGGTCAGTTCCCTCATACAAGAAGATTAAACTCACCTATAAGACCTCATATACATTGGACTCAAAAACAAGCTGGTAATGTAAAGTGGAGACTAAGATATAAGTGGATCTATAATAACTCTATTGTACCTACAGCATTTACTGAGATAACTACTATAGATACAGCTTTTACTTATACATCAGGAAACATAATGCAGATAAGCACCTTTGGTTTAATTGAACCTCCAATAGTAGAAGAAAATACTAATATATCTGCTGTTCTACTAATGAGTTTTTCAAGATTAGGTAGTGATGCTGAAGATACATACCCTGCTTCAGCACTATTTCATGAGTTTGATATACATTATGTAATTGATACCTTTGGTAGCTTTCAAGAGTTTAGTAAATATTAACGTTAATATCTCTATAACTCTAGTTCAATAATGCTATATTTATGTCCATTAATATATGATAATGCTTTATCATAATCATCAAATATAGGCATAGCTCCGATCATACCTTCAGCCCATGATAGATCAATCTCTTGCTCTATCGGTTGATTGATTGTTTTAATTCTTATTATCTCTTTTTTACATAACATTGATACTGCATATAATTTCATTATTTTCTCCTTGTATATTTCCATTCACTTGATAGAACTTCAAACAGAACTTCATCCACATATTGACCATTCATAAGCTTAAACACTTCTCTACCATAACCTATCTCTCTACCACCATATCTCTTTATGAAAGTTCTATATCCCTTTAAAGCTGGATTTTTAGCAGAGCAATTAAACTCTATCTTATTAATTCCATAGTGATTAAACAGATCATCTATAAGTTTCAATGTATCTGAAACTAATATAGGGTTTAATCTTTCAGTAATAGATAAAAATGCAAAGCAATCACCTCTCATAGAGTTTCTATCTATATTAACTGTTATATAACCAATTACTCTATCATCAATCTTTGATATCCTATCCATTTTACTCCATTCAGAACTATTTGGCATAGTTTCTAAGTCTAATCTCCCACCTATGAAGTAATGAAGTAGTCTCTCTTCATTATTAAGATCAATAAGATAGTTATTTACCTGATCTAACTCTTCAGTCTTTGTCAGTCTCTTTAGCATTATTATCCCCCATATAATTAGTATAGACTATATGAAAACATTTTCTCATAGAGTCTTTATAAGAATCTTCTTTATTCATTGATCTATCTCCTCTATTGATTTTCTAAAGTCATCTTTTAAGTTCTTCTACTTCCTCATAAAGGTATTCAATTATTT contains the following coding sequences:
- a CDS encoding GNAT family protein, with the translated sequence MLKRLTKTEELDQVNNYLIDLNNEERLLHYFIGGRLDLETMPNSSEWSKMDRISKIDDRVIGYITVNIDRNSMRGDCFAFLSITERLNPILVSDTLKLIDDLFNHYGINKIEFNCSAKNPALKGYRTFIKRYGGREIGYGREVFKLMNGQYVDEVLFEVLSSEWKYTRRK